The genomic segment CCCGGATGCGCAGAAAATCGGGATTGATGCCTCGGTGCTCGAGGAACGTGCGCACCGCGCCGGCGACCGTGGCGAGCACGACGTCGTTGACCGTGCCGCCGAGCGCATTCTTGACGGCCTTGATGTCCTCGAGCGGCAGCGCCAGCCAGTCCAGCCGCCGGTGCGGGCCGATGGGCTGGTTCCATGGCGTCGGCGAGGCAGGTCGGATCGTGGACGTCAGCGTCTCGGCCACGCCTTCGACGCCATCGACGACTTCGCGCACCACCTGCGACGGGTCCGAAAGCAGAGCCGGCACGCTCGCGAGCGCTGCCACGGGTCGCGCCACGCGCCGCCACAGCTCTTCGGCGGCAAGGACGACCGGGGACGGCGCGGGCCTGGGCACGAACGCGCGGGGCGGAAGGAACGTGGTGGTGGGAAACGGGTTCAGCAGCACCGCCATCAGATCGACGCCGGAGATGCCGTCGATCATGCAGTGGTGGACCTTCTGGATGACGGCGAAATGCCTGCCTCCTTCCAAGCCTTCGACGACCCAGAACTCCCACAGCGGCTTGCTGCGATCCAGCCCCTGCGAGTCGATGCGGCCGGCCAGCAGCTTGAGCTGCTCCGTCGTGCCGGGCCGCGGCAGGCTGGTGTGGCGCACGTGGTAGGCGATGTTGAAATGATCGTCGTCCACCCAAACCGGCAGCCGCTCGATGGGAACGTAGTCGAGGCGCTGGCGATAGCGCGGAATCTGGTCGAGGCGCGATGCAACGTAGGAGCGGATGCGCCCGATGTCGACGCCGCCGGACTCGTTGGCAAGCGAGGCGGTTTCGAAGACCGTCACCGCGCCGATGTGCATGTGCGCGTTGCCGTCCTCGAGGGCGAGGAAGGCGTTGTCGGCGGCGGTCAGCGGCTCGTAGGCGTAGCGGGCCATGGATCAGGAAGCTCCTTCAGTCGTTGCGGCCGAGCAGGCCTGTGCGGCGGCTGGCGGCGAGCGCATCGATCGCGTCGACGCGGCGGATCACGCGCCGCAGCTCGGCGGCGAATGCTCGGC from the Candidatus Limnocylindrales bacterium genome contains:
- a CDS encoding wax ester/triacylglycerol synthase family O-acyltransferase, with translation MARYAYEPLTAADNAFLALEDGNAHMHIGAVTVFETASLANESGGVDIGRIRSYVASRLDQIPRYRQRLDYVPIERLPVWVDDDHFNIAYHVRHTSLPRPGTTEQLKLLAGRIDSQGLDRSKPLWEFWVVEGLEGGRHFAVIQKVHHCMIDGISGVDLMAVLLNPFPTTTFLPPRAFVPRPAPSPVVLAAEELWRRVARPVAALASVPALLSDPSQVVREVVDGVEGVAETLTSTIRPASPTPWNQPIGPHRRLDWLALPLEDIKAVKNALGGTVNDVVLATVAGAVRTFLEHRGINPDFLRIRANVPVSVRSTEERGHLGNRIALWMTDLPVDEADPVTRLDRIRATTARLKESKQALGAQVLASVSDMTTWRLLSLAVRLSTRSRPFNLVVTNVPGPQLELYLLDAPLRQIYPMVNLLENQGLGVALFSYMGTLYWGVLADWDLVPDLHVFVEAIRESFVQLQKAARMELAGQEGPGMKLAAR